Proteins encoded together in one Streptomyces sp. B1I3 window:
- a CDS encoding UDP-N-acetylmuramoyl-L-alanyl-D-glutamate--2,6-diaminopimelate ligase codes for MKLSGLLAGLDHHILQGDPEATSITAGTTFDVDRVMPGALFVAVPGHEEGGPGAVAPALARGAAAVVVDGSCVLPAGPADVCVVRVPDTRTAAAVVASRYHGEPGRQMDMVAITGTNGKTSVSYMVESVLRISEGARTGVIGTAGSRIGDELIPMPRSVLSTPESPDLQYLLGCMRDRGVGSVVLEATSMGLLTHRVDRTFVDVGIFTNLSQDHLDDHGTMEKYRDAKLRLFQGLCRHAVVNADDPVGAGISAMMPGAVTTYALDTEADYRATDLTVDAEGTRFTLHHDGRTYPAAIPSPGRFSVANALATVAACHVLGHDLPGLVAALEKMPQIPGRFERFTTATGTSVIVDYAHSPDSLDKVLGTIRGFAPARVITVFGCGGDRDTTKRAEMGAIAGTHSDLCVLTSDNPRGEDPEGILDQVAPGIESTGTPFERFVDRRRAIGFALFEAGPQDVVLIAGKGSEPFQIIGDQLLPFSDMATAREIAGG; via the coding sequence TTGAAGCTGAGCGGGCTGCTGGCCGGGCTGGACCACCACATCCTCCAGGGAGATCCGGAGGCGACCTCGATCACCGCGGGGACGACCTTCGACGTGGACCGGGTCATGCCGGGAGCACTGTTCGTCGCTGTTCCCGGGCACGAGGAGGGGGGCCCGGGCGCCGTGGCCCCGGCGCTCGCCCGGGGCGCGGCGGCGGTCGTCGTGGACGGCAGCTGTGTACTGCCGGCGGGGCCGGCGGACGTCTGCGTCGTACGGGTGCCGGACACCCGCACGGCGGCCGCGGTCGTGGCCTCGCGGTACCACGGTGAGCCGGGGCGGCAGATGGACATGGTGGCGATCACCGGCACAAACGGGAAGACCTCGGTCTCGTACATGGTCGAATCCGTCCTGCGGATCTCCGAGGGTGCGAGGACCGGGGTCATCGGTACGGCCGGCAGCCGGATCGGCGACGAGCTGATCCCGATGCCCCGGTCGGTGCTGAGCACACCGGAGTCGCCCGACCTGCAGTACCTGCTGGGGTGCATGCGGGACCGGGGGGTGGGGAGCGTGGTCCTGGAGGCCACGTCGATGGGTCTGCTGACGCACCGGGTGGACCGTACGTTCGTCGACGTGGGGATCTTCACCAACCTCAGCCAGGACCACCTGGACGACCACGGCACGATGGAGAAGTACCGGGACGCCAAGCTCCGTCTCTTCCAGGGGCTGTGCCGGCACGCCGTGGTCAACGCCGACGATCCGGTGGGGGCCGGCATCTCGGCGATGATGCCCGGTGCGGTGACCACGTACGCCCTCGACACCGAGGCCGACTACCGGGCCACCGATCTGACCGTCGACGCCGAGGGCACCCGTTTCACCCTGCACCACGACGGCCGCACGTACCCGGCGGCGATCCCCTCGCCGGGCAGGTTCTCGGTGGCCAACGCGCTGGCCACGGTGGCGGCCTGCCACGTCCTGGGGCACGACCTGCCCGGACTGGTCGCAGCGCTCGAGAAGATGCCCCAGATCCCGGGCCGGTTCGAACGCTTCACGACGGCGACGGGCACCTCCGTGATCGTGGACTACGCCCATTCCCCCGACTCCCTGGACAAGGTGCTGGGCACGATCCGCGGGTTCGCCCCGGCCAGGGTCATCACCGTCTTCGGCTGCGGCGGGGACCGGGACACCACCAAGCGGGCAGAGATGGGGGCCATCGCCGGTACCCACTCCGACCTGTGTGTGCTCACCTCGGACAATCCGCGCGGCGAGGACCCCGAGGGCATCCTGGACCAGGTCGCGCCCGGCATCGAGTCGACCGGTACACCGTTCGAGCGCTTCGTCGACCGCCGCCGGGCCATCGGCTTCGCCCTGTTCGAGGCCGGCCCGCAGGACGTCGTCCTCATCGCAGGGAAGGGCAGCGAGCCCTTCCAGATCATCGGGGACCAACTGCTGCCCTTCAGCGACATGGCCACGGCCCGGGAGATCGCCGGAGGCTGA
- a CDS encoding ABC transporter ATP-binding protein: MTEETVPAETAETAETAETAETAETAETAETAENAETAVPAVPAVPAVPAVPAETAVPAETSGTVLAAITDLTVEVDGHTLVGHIGLRIRAGTVTALVGASGSGKTTTGLALLGEYPEGARVTGEVEVRDARVGYVPQHPAAVLNPARHIGALLHDLARRQVRDLPRGRRRAAARQRVVQALEDARLPDAAQLLGRYPHQLSGGQQQRVVLAQALLLGARVIVADEPTTGQDALTKRHITERFRAVAARGIAVLLLSHDLDVVRELADEILVMRGGRVVEKGPTAEVLTAPTHPWTKELLVEPRTLPYAGSGQPGAEVLTVSGLVARHRTGGARVPVLNVDRLALRSGECLAVVGRSGSGKTTLGRCLAGLHRDHEGTVLLGGTALPRSLRSRTRDQLAAVQYVFQDARAAFDEHRPVLGQVARTAVRLRGLGHPEATAEARRTLAGLGLADDLVRRLPGRLSGGELQRAALARALLARPRVLVCDEITAGLDPVARRSLLDLLAALIRQHDGPSVVLITHDLDTAAPATRIAVLDGGDVVEQGTRDEVLTAPRHPFTASLLTASAYGGALRR, encoded by the coding sequence ATGACCGAGGAGACCGTGCCCGCCGAGACCGCCGAGACCGCCGAGACCGCCGAGACCGCCGAGACCGCCGAGACCGCCGAGACCGCCGAGACCGCCGAGAATGCTGAGACCGCCGTGCCCGCCGTGCCCGCCGTGCCCGCCGTGCCCGCCGTGCCCGCCGAGACCGCCGTGCCCGCCGAGACCTCGGGCACCGTGCTCGCCGCGATCACCGACCTGACCGTCGAGGTGGACGGACACACGCTCGTCGGCCACATCGGCCTGCGCATCCGGGCCGGAACGGTCACCGCCCTGGTCGGCGCGTCCGGAAGCGGGAAGACGACCACCGGGCTCGCCCTGCTCGGCGAGTATCCCGAGGGCGCCCGGGTGACGGGAGAGGTGGAGGTCCGGGACGCCCGCGTCGGATACGTCCCCCAGCACCCCGCGGCTGTACTCAACCCGGCCCGCCACATCGGGGCGCTCCTGCACGACCTGGCGCGGCGGCAGGTGCGTGACCTGCCCCGCGGCCGGCGCCGCGCCGCCGCGAGACAGCGGGTGGTCCAGGCGCTCGAGGACGCCCGACTCCCCGATGCGGCGCAGCTTCTGGGCCGATACCCGCATCAGCTGTCCGGAGGCCAGCAGCAGCGTGTCGTGCTGGCCCAGGCACTGCTGCTCGGCGCCCGCGTCATCGTCGCGGACGAGCCCACCACCGGGCAGGACGCCCTGACCAAGCGGCACATCACCGAACGGTTCCGGGCAGTGGCGGCACGCGGCATCGCCGTACTGCTGCTCAGCCACGACCTCGACGTCGTACGCGAACTCGCCGACGAGATCCTCGTGATGCGCGGCGGCCGCGTCGTGGAGAAGGGCCCCACGGCCGAGGTGCTGACCGCCCCCACCCACCCGTGGACCAAGGAACTCCTCGTCGAACCCAGGACGTTGCCGTACGCCGGAAGCGGGCAACCCGGTGCCGAGGTGCTGACGGTGTCCGGCCTCGTCGCCCGGCACCGGACCGGCGGCGCCCGTGTCCCCGTACTGAACGTGGACCGCCTCGCTCTCCGCAGCGGCGAATGCCTCGCCGTCGTCGGCCGTTCCGGAAGCGGCAAGACCACACTCGGCCGCTGCCTCGCAGGGCTCCACCGCGACCACGAAGGGACCGTCCTGCTCGGCGGGACGGCGTTGCCCCGAAGCCTGCGCAGCCGCACCCGCGACCAGCTCGCCGCCGTGCAGTACGTCTTCCAGGACGCCCGGGCGGCATTCGACGAACACCGGCCGGTCCTCGGTCAGGTGGCACGCACAGCCGTGCGCCTGCGCGGCCTCGGCCACCCGGAGGCGACGGCCGAGGCCCGGCGGACCCTGGCCGGCCTGGGGCTGGCGGACGACCTCGTCCGCAGACTCCCCGGACGGCTGTCCGGCGGTGAACTCCAGCGTGCCGCGCTGGCCAGGGCCCTCCTCGCGCGGCCCCGGGTCCTGGTCTGCGACGAGATCACCGCGGGTCTCGATCCGGTCGCCCGGCGCTCCCTGCTGGACCTGCTCGCCGCTCTGATCCGGCAGCACGACGGTCCGAGCGTCGTGCTGATCACCCACGACCTGGACACGGCGGCCCCAGCCACGCGCATCGCCGTGCTCGACGGTGGTGACGTGGTGGAGCAGGGCACCAGGGACGAGGTTCTGACGGCTCCCCGGCACCCGTTCACGGCCTCCCTGCTCACCGCGTCGGCGTACGGGGGCGCCCTGCGTCGCTGA
- a CDS encoding ABC transporter permease, which produces MSGPRSWIVRRLLLGVAQTAAVVLLVFALTEALPGDAAVAFAGDQPDPERIAAVREAMGLDRPAHVRLAEWAGGMLHGDFGTSLTSGRPVTGFLADGFGPTLLLATATVLLLVPLGVGLGVLAARREGRLTDRLISSVTLGLYAIPEFALGVLLVSVFALRLGWFPPTAVGYGTDLLAHPAALVLPVLVLLARPVCSLARLVRAGMIDALGAPYTAQATRYGISGVRVRYGHALPNALAPATQQLARTIDWLLCGVIVVEALYVIPGLGTVLMHAVADRDIPVIQGLAVVFAVTTVVLNLGADLVTRRLSPRAGVAA; this is translated from the coding sequence GTGAGCGGACCGCGCTCCTGGATCGTCCGGCGGCTGCTCCTCGGAGTCGCGCAGACCGCGGCCGTCGTGCTGCTGGTCTTCGCGCTCACCGAGGCGCTGCCGGGCGACGCGGCCGTGGCCTTCGCCGGCGACCAGCCGGACCCGGAACGCATCGCGGCCGTCCGTGAGGCGATGGGGCTCGACCGCCCCGCCCACGTCCGGCTCGCCGAATGGGCCGGGGGGATGCTGCACGGCGACTTCGGGACCTCGCTCACCTCAGGGCGGCCCGTGACCGGCTTCCTCGCCGACGGCTTCGGCCCCACCCTGCTCCTGGCGACCGCCACCGTCCTGCTCCTGGTTCCCCTCGGGGTCGGCCTCGGCGTGCTCGCCGCCCGCCGCGAGGGCCGGCTCACCGACCGGCTGATCAGCTCGGTGACCCTCGGCCTCTACGCGATCCCCGAATTCGCCCTGGGTGTCCTGCTGGTGAGCGTCTTCGCGCTGCGGCTGGGCTGGTTCCCGCCCACCGCCGTCGGTTACGGCACCGACCTGCTCGCCCACCCGGCCGCACTGGTCCTGCCCGTCCTCGTGCTGCTGGCCCGGCCGGTCTGCTCGCTGGCACGGCTGGTCAGGGCCGGAATGATCGACGCGCTCGGCGCCCCGTACACAGCCCAGGCCACGCGCTACGGCATCTCGGGCGTCCGCGTCCGATACGGGCACGCCCTGCCCAACGCCCTCGCCCCCGCAACGCAGCAGCTCGCCCGCACCATCGACTGGCTGCTGTGCGGCGTCATCGTCGTGGAGGCCCTGTACGTGATCCCCGGACTCGGCACCGTCCTCATGCACGCCGTGGCCGACCGCGACATCCCTGTGATCCAGGGCCTCGCGGTGGTCTTCGCCGTCACCACCGTCGTCCTCAACCTCGGTGCCGACCTCGTCACCCGTCGTCTGTCACCCCGGGCGGGGGTGGCGGCATGA
- a CDS encoding enolase C-terminal domain-like protein → MNTTQRTVRLVLAEPLRISRSTMTSRDAVCLTVEHEGLSGHGEAVTSVFYGLDTRTLQRLLAQAAGRLARFAGPETALHALRVGDLATDGTPAAVTAAVEAALLDLVGKRTATAVHRFLGAPVAPRAATARTVSLTSPGRAAAQARRLADAGFSVIKIKAGDRDEDADLDRVRAVRAAAPAARLLLDPNGAWSAGQARTLLPRFAALGIEAVEQPLAPGDPEALARLAARSPVPVIADEDAVTYADAQRLAGRVHGINVKLAKCGGVHAALRIAALIDGSGTDLMLGCLTASTLGIAPAVHIADRARWVDLDGHLLLAHDPWTGIGGADGFVGTTGQPGLGVRPRAAAGPGASAGAAADGPDGGRVAQHRGVAS, encoded by the coding sequence GTGAACACCACGCAGCGCACCGTGCGGCTCGTACTCGCCGAGCCGCTGCGCATCTCGCGCTCCACCATGACCTCCCGCGACGCCGTGTGCCTGACCGTGGAACACGAAGGGCTGAGCGGCCACGGGGAGGCCGTCACCAGCGTCTTCTACGGACTCGACACCCGCACCCTGCAACGGCTCCTGGCCCAGGCCGCCGGACGGCTCGCCCGCTTCGCCGGACCGGAGACCGCACTGCACGCCCTGCGCGTCGGTGACCTCGCCACCGATGGGACACCGGCCGCGGTGACCGCCGCCGTCGAGGCCGCCCTCCTGGACCTGGTGGGCAAACGCACAGCGACGGCCGTCCACCGGTTCCTCGGTGCGCCCGTGGCCCCCAGGGCCGCCACCGCCCGCACCGTCTCCCTCACGTCCCCGGGCAGGGCTGCGGCCCAGGCCCGCCGGCTGGCGGACGCGGGCTTCTCCGTCATCAAGATCAAGGCCGGTGACCGTGACGAGGACGCCGACCTGGACCGGGTACGCGCCGTCCGGGCGGCGGCCCCCGCCGCCCGGCTCCTCCTCGACCCCAACGGTGCCTGGTCCGCCGGACAGGCGCGCACGCTCCTGCCCCGTTTCGCCGCGCTCGGCATCGAAGCCGTGGAACAGCCCCTCGCCCCCGGCGACCCGGAAGCCCTCGCGCGACTCGCCGCCCGATCACCCGTGCCGGTCATCGCCGACGAGGACGCGGTCACCTACGCGGACGCCCAGCGGCTCGCCGGGCGCGTGCACGGGATCAACGTCAAACTCGCCAAGTGCGGTGGCGTCCACGCCGCACTGCGCATCGCCGCCCTGATCGACGGCAGCGGCACCGACCTCATGCTCGGCTGCCTGACCGCCAGCACGCTCGGTATCGCACCCGCGGTCCACATCGCCGACCGCGCCCGCTGGGTCGACCTCGACGGGCACCTCCTGCTCGCCCACGACCCCTGGACCGGCATCGGCGGCGCCGACGGCTTCGTCGGGACGACCGGGCAGCCGGGGCTCGGCGTACGGCCCCGCGCAGCGGCCGGCCCCGGCGCGTCAGCCGGAGCGGCAGCCGACGGCCCGGACGGTGGCCGGGTCGCGCAGCACCGGGGCGTGGCGTCGTGA
- a CDS encoding ABC transporter permease subunit: MKRPGRYGPGAAVAGVPLGLALFGPFLVGEPAIRAASFTLGPGHLLGTDFVGRDVLDQVLLGGRPVVLVALAATALAYLVAVPVGLISALTHRRWLEELLMRPLDVLLAVPSLLMLLLVAAAFPPGAAGLTLLVAFVSVPDAARIVRAAAAEAASRPAVEALRMQGETWWRLAVGYVGRSILRTLAADAGIRLTGVLYLVATAAFLGIGVAPDAADWAVMVDRNRTGLFVQPWAVVVPALLIVALTTGGNLLVDAATELRTTPGRGRRA, encoded by the coding sequence ATGAAGCGCCCCGGCAGATACGGGCCCGGCGCCGCCGTCGCCGGAGTGCCGCTCGGCCTCGCCCTGTTCGGGCCCTTCCTCGTCGGGGAGCCGGCGATCCGCGCCGCCTCCTTCACCCTCGGCCCCGGGCACCTGCTGGGCACCGACTTCGTCGGCCGGGACGTCCTGGACCAGGTACTCCTCGGCGGCAGGCCGGTGGTGCTGGTCGCCCTCGCGGCCACCGCCCTCGCCTACCTCGTGGCCGTGCCCGTCGGGCTGATCAGCGCGCTCACCCACCGCAGGTGGCTGGAGGAGCTGCTGATGCGTCCCTTGGACGTGCTGCTCGCCGTGCCCTCTCTGCTCATGCTCCTGCTGGTCGCCGCGGCCTTTCCGCCGGGTGCCGCCGGGCTCACCCTGCTGGTCGCCTTCGTCTCCGTCCCGGACGCGGCCCGCATCGTGCGCGCCGCCGCCGCCGAGGCTGCCTCCCGGCCGGCCGTGGAGGCGCTGAGGATGCAGGGGGAGACCTGGTGGCGGCTGGCCGTCGGCTACGTCGGGCGGTCGATCCTGCGGACGCTGGCAGCCGATGCCGGGATCCGCCTGACCGGTGTGCTCTACCTCGTCGCCACAGCGGCGTTCCTCGGCATCGGAGTCGCTCCCGACGCCGCCGACTGGGCCGTGATGGTGGACCGCAACCGGACCGGGCTCTTCGTGCAGCCGTGGGCGGTCGTCGTGCCCGCCCTGCTGATCGTCGCGTTGACGACGGGCGGCAACCTGCTCGTCGACGCGGCCACGGAACTCCGCACCACTCCTGGAAGGGGCCGACGCGCATGA
- a CDS encoding bifunctional 2-polyprenyl-6-hydroxyphenol methylase/3-demethylubiquinol 3-O-methyltransferase UbiG, with amino-acid sequence MTDRTGNHLTDRPELYEARFPDPGRLAGRWTEDCLRRYGAGPRVLDLGCGTGRDAAHLHRAGRRVTAADLSDTMLTHARAHHPGPVYTRADLSQFDFGQQAFDAVVCLDSSLLYCHTNRQLDGFMASCRRALAPGGLLVAEMRNGAYFLGRDEPPGTTAAARFTFDGTTYRSVTRLRLDRGAQLLRRTRTWTADDGSPPVEESSAWRLLFPQELRHLLTAHGFDVLALHDGPGPRTEPAWRPGTAPGTTADGDRLHVIARTTAHPATGEHP; translated from the coding sequence ATGACAGACAGGACGGGGAACCACCTCACCGACCGCCCGGAACTGTACGAGGCCCGCTTCCCCGACCCCGGCCGGCTCGCCGGCCGCTGGACGGAGGACTGCCTGCGCCGGTACGGGGCAGGCCCGCGGGTCCTGGACCTCGGCTGCGGCACCGGCCGCGACGCGGCCCACCTGCACCGTGCGGGACGCCGCGTCACGGCGGCCGACCTCTCCGACACGATGCTCACCCACGCCCGCGCCCACCACCCCGGACCGGTGTACACCCGGGCCGACCTCAGCCAATTCGATTTCGGGCAGCAGGCGTTCGACGCCGTGGTGTGCCTGGACAGTTCGCTGCTCTACTGCCACACGAACCGGCAGCTCGACGGCTTCATGGCCTCCTGCCGCCGCGCCCTGGCTCCCGGTGGGCTGCTGGTCGCGGAGATGCGCAACGGCGCGTACTTCCTCGGCCGCGACGAACCTCCGGGCACCACCGCCGCAGCGCGGTTCACCTTCGACGGCACCACCTACCGCTCGGTCACACGACTGCGTCTGGACCGTGGCGCCCAGCTCCTGCGCCGCACCCGCACCTGGACCGCGGACGACGGCAGCCCGCCCGTCGAGGAGAGCTCCGCCTGGCGCCTGCTCTTCCCCCAGGAACTGCGCCACCTGCTCACCGCACACGGTTTCGACGTCCTCGCCCTGCACGACGGCCCCGGGCCGCGCACCGAACCGGCCTGGAGGCCGGGCACCGCGCCCGGCACCACGGCAGACGGCGACCGTCTCCACGTCATCGCCAGGACAACCGCACACCCAGCGACAGGAGAACACCCATGA
- a CDS encoding ABC transporter substrate-binding protein encodes MTASPDEQHAFPGLRRRGFLAAAGGAAAGVGGLALAGCSGSASTGSTAGKGDGTPRRGGRLRAAFAGGGASETLDPHLGNLFADAARGKALFDKLADYGADLSAEPRLAQEWEPNAALDRWTVTLRQAVFHDGRPVTAADVLYSYHRIADPKKAYRARASLEPVDLRASRARGERTVEFVLKRPTAEFPNVMAAFGTHIVPEGATAFDTDPVGSGPFRFVSFTPGRSTVLRRNDDHWDGAPYLDELEFIVANEEAARINALLGGQIEYAHELNPATGRAHEDAGSVEIVRLRNSAMQAFAMKTDRPPFDDPRVRQAFFHIAGREELVDGALSGAGDVGNDLFGKGYEYYADGLPQREQDITRARHLLKQAGADGLEVTLDTSAVAAGFTEAAGIFRDQAARAGVTVTVRMGSKDSYWKDILDSGTLCCYRSGAMPIESHISQRLLTDSTTNATKWQDKNFDTLYRQAQSTRDTADRAALYGRMQRQLHAEGGFLVWGFGDWILGTARSVRGVVREAPANTLDWARFDKVWLA; translated from the coding sequence ATGACCGCATCACCCGACGAACAGCACGCCTTCCCCGGTCTGCGCAGACGGGGCTTCCTGGCCGCGGCCGGGGGAGCCGCCGCCGGAGTCGGCGGCCTCGCGCTCGCAGGGTGCTCCGGCTCCGCCTCCACCGGGAGCACCGCCGGCAAGGGGGACGGCACACCGCGGCGTGGCGGACGGCTGCGCGCCGCCTTCGCGGGGGGCGGCGCGAGCGAGACCCTCGACCCCCACCTGGGCAACCTCTTCGCCGACGCGGCCCGGGGCAAGGCCCTGTTCGACAAGCTCGCCGACTACGGCGCCGACCTGTCCGCCGAGCCACGACTGGCACAGGAGTGGGAGCCGAACGCCGCCCTCGACCGGTGGACGGTCACTCTGCGGCAGGCCGTCTTCCACGACGGGAGGCCCGTCACCGCCGCCGACGTCCTGTACAGCTACCACCGGATCGCCGACCCGAAGAAGGCCTATCGCGCCCGCGCCTCCCTCGAACCCGTCGACCTGAGGGCGAGCCGCGCGCGAGGGGAGCGGACCGTCGAATTCGTACTCAAGCGGCCGACAGCCGAGTTCCCCAACGTCATGGCCGCCTTCGGCACCCACATCGTCCCCGAGGGGGCCACCGCCTTCGACACGGACCCGGTCGGCTCGGGACCCTTCCGGTTCGTCTCCTTCACACCCGGGCGTTCCACCGTCCTACGGCGCAACGACGACCACTGGGACGGGGCTCCGTACCTCGACGAGCTCGAATTCATCGTCGCCAACGAGGAGGCTGCCCGCATCAACGCCCTCCTCGGCGGGCAGATCGAGTACGCCCACGAACTCAACCCCGCCACCGGCCGCGCCCACGAGGACGCGGGCAGCGTGGAGATTGTCCGCCTGCGCAACAGCGCCATGCAGGCCTTCGCCATGAAGACGGACCGGCCGCCCTTCGACGACCCCCGGGTCCGCCAGGCGTTCTTCCACATCGCCGGCCGCGAGGAACTGGTGGACGGTGCGCTGTCCGGCGCGGGTGACGTGGGCAACGACCTCTTCGGCAAGGGGTACGAGTACTACGCAGACGGCCTTCCGCAGCGCGAACAGGACATCACCCGCGCCCGCCACCTCCTGAAACAGGCCGGCGCGGACGGCCTGGAAGTCACCCTCGACACCTCCGCCGTCGCCGCGGGATTCACCGAAGCCGCCGGGATCTTCCGCGACCAGGCGGCACGCGCCGGAGTCACCGTCACCGTACGGATGGGCAGCAAGGACTCCTACTGGAAGGACATCCTCGACTCCGGCACCCTCTGCTGCTACCGCTCCGGAGCCATGCCCATCGAGTCCCACATCTCCCAGCGGCTGCTCACCGACTCCACCACCAACGCCACCAAGTGGCAGGACAAGAACTTCGACACCCTCTACCGACAGGCCCAGTCCACCCGGGACACGGCGGACCGGGCCGCCCTCTACGGGCGGATGCAGCGGCAACTGCACGCCGAGGGCGGGTTCCTGGTCTGGGGCTTCGGCGACTGGATCCTCGGCACCGCGCGCTCCGTACGGGGTGTCGTACGCGAAGCGCCCGCCAACACCCTGGACTGGGCCCGCTTCGACAAGGTCTGGCTGGCGTGA
- a CDS encoding MFS transporter, with protein sequence MSTWHEIRSFPLAIRLLLVNQLGVNTGFYLLIPYLATHLGDDLGMPAAVVGIVLGVRNLSQQGLFLIGGSAADRLGARGVIIAGCAIRTVGFALFALGDGLPVLLAASVLSGLAGALFNPAVRTYLAQEAGERGAEAFALFNVFATTGALLGPLLGSALLLVDFRASALTAAAVFALLTVAQALVLPAREAPPATGSVTGDWREAVGNRAFLAFALAMTGMFTLENQLYLLLPAGVRQATGWDGAAGLVFLVGTLAGLALQLRITRTLKGRGSRARWMAAGVGLMALAFVPPMAVAGTDVPPSGTTDAVLRALPVLAGALLLHLGIMTAQPFVMELIPGFGRPELTGTYFGIFYAVSGIAAAVGNTAVGWAMDAAERGGTGGAAALLPWACCLTLGLVSAGGVAWLHRVGTLPPARPAPVPVPA encoded by the coding sequence GTGAGCACCTGGCACGAGATCCGGAGCTTCCCGCTCGCCATCCGGCTGCTGCTGGTCAACCAGCTCGGCGTCAACACCGGCTTCTACCTGCTCATCCCCTACCTCGCCACCCACCTCGGTGACGACCTCGGGATGCCGGCGGCCGTCGTCGGCATCGTGCTCGGTGTGCGCAACCTGAGTCAGCAAGGCCTCTTCCTCATAGGCGGCTCGGCGGCCGACCGGCTCGGGGCCCGCGGTGTCATCATCGCCGGCTGCGCGATACGCACCGTCGGCTTCGCCCTGTTCGCCCTCGGCGACGGACTGCCCGTCCTGCTCGCCGCCTCGGTGCTCAGCGGACTGGCCGGGGCCCTGTTCAACCCCGCCGTCCGCACCTACCTCGCCCAGGAGGCGGGCGAGCGCGGGGCCGAGGCGTTCGCGCTCTTCAACGTCTTCGCCACCACCGGCGCCCTCCTCGGTCCCCTCCTGGGCAGCGCCCTGCTGCTCGTCGACTTCCGGGCCTCGGCACTCACCGCCGCCGCTGTCTTCGCGCTGCTCACCGTGGCCCAGGCCCTGGTGCTGCCCGCCCGGGAGGCCCCTCCCGCCACCGGCAGCGTCACCGGGGACTGGCGGGAAGCCGTCGGCAACCGTGCCTTCCTCGCCTTCGCCCTGGCCATGACCGGCATGTTCACCCTGGAGAACCAGCTCTACCTGCTGCTGCCCGCCGGAGTCCGGCAGGCCACCGGCTGGGACGGTGCGGCCGGACTCGTCTTCCTCGTCGGAACGCTCGCCGGTCTCGCCCTGCAACTGCGCATCACCCGCACGCTGAAGGGCCGCGGCAGCAGGGCCCGATGGATGGCCGCGGGCGTCGGCCTGATGGCCCTGGCCTTCGTACCGCCCATGGCGGTGGCCGGCACGGACGTCCCCCCGTCCGGCACCACGGACGCCGTCCTGCGCGCACTGCCCGTCCTGGCCGGAGCCCTCCTGCTCCACCTCGGGATCATGACCGCGCAGCCGTTCGTCATGGAACTGATCCCCGGCTTCGGACGGCCCGAGCTGACGGGCACGTACTTCGGCATCTTCTACGCCGTCTCCGGCATCGCGGCGGCCGTCGGGAACACCGCTGTCGGCTGGGCCATGGACGCGGCCGAGCGCGGCGGAACGGGAGGCGCGGCCGCGCTCCTGCCGTGGGCCTGCTGTCTCACCCTGGGGCTCGTCTCGGCGGGCGGAGTGGCATGGCTGCACCGCGTCGGCACATTGCCCCCGGCCCGTCCCGCACCCGTACCGGTGCCGGCATGA